The sequence below is a genomic window from Synechococcus sp. PCC 7335.
CCACTGGCTATGAAAATCGTTTTCTTCGAGCGAGGCGATCGCCTGATCAATCACTTCTGCCATAGATTTTTCAGACATAGGCAAACTTGCGGATGCAGTATTTTCTGTAGAAGAAACTGATTTTGAAGGAACCGAGTTCATAGGCAATATTGCTAAGTACGCTTTTTAATCATCAATACTAGAACAGCAACTTTCGTAGGAAAGATAATTCCTCCGATCACAGCTGCCACTACCTTGCCTAGCTAGCGACTAACCAAACTAGTGATAGCTGCTGCCTATGCATGAACGCTCAAAAATAACCGTCTGCAATCAACTACTTATTTCATACCTACTTTTCTTGCAGGAAGGGAGCAGATGGAAAGTTACAACATCAGGCTTCATCCAATATCAATCCTAAGCATGCCTAAGATTGCGCGCCTGCGGCGCAGACGAGAGCACAAAACGCATATGTACCATGCATATAATGCAAACAAGGTCTGCCTACGGACATAAACAGTAGTAGATAATACAAAACAGGACAGTGAATTTCCATATCTTAGTTTCAACTCAATAGATAACGAGTTAGACAAACCCTAAAACGGTTCCTTATAAGCGTGGTAGGTAGGCATAGTAGTTGCTAATAGTGATTGGTATGCCTACCACTTTCTTAGTTGTCTTACCTTCGTTTTTGTTGTGTAAAAGCGCTTCTCTTCTATTGTATGTGTCACAGGATTTTATAGGTTTTGGAGATGCTATAGGTTTTGAGAGGCTAATTTTGTAGGTTGAAGATAGCTTCCGTGTAGAGTACTTGTTGGCCAGATAGTATTAGCAACATCCTTTGTTTTTGGAAAAGAGTTCTGTAGATAAAGGGTTTGACAATAGATTTCAACACTAGATTGTTAGCATTTGGATAGGCATGGTTACATCACCAAGCGTTTTAAAATCGAAAAGAGAAGAAGAGAAAAAGAATAAGTTTGAAAAGTATAAGGCCGAAAAAGATGGTCTAGCCGTCAAGGATGAGCTAGATAAGTTCGCTGAGATGGGTTGGGAAGCAATCGATAAAACCGACTTAACTGGCAGACTAAAGTGGCTAGGCGTTTTCTATCGTGAGGTTACTCCCGGTAAGTTTATGCTGAGAATGCGGATGCCTCATGGCATTCTTTCTAGCCACAAAATGCGCTTGCTAGCTGAGATTGTCGAGCGCTACGGCGATGATGGCTGCGCTGACATTACCACCCGCCAAAACCTACAGCTACGCGGTGTTCGCCTAGAAGATATTCCAGATATCTTTAGGCGCTTCGAGCAAGCGGGTTTAACTTCAATACAGTCGGGCATGGACAATGTTCGCAATATCACTGGCTCGCCAGTTGCAGGTATTGCTGCTAACGAACTGGTTGACACCCAGGGATTAGTGATCAAAGTACAAGATATGATCACTAATAACAGTGAAGGAAACTATGATTTCACCAATCTGCCTCGTAAGTTCAATATCGCTATCGAAGGCAGTCGTGAAGACTCTATCCACTCCGAGATCAACGATATTGCTTTTATCCCAGCCTTCAAAGATGGTGATGAAAGCAGTGAACTAGGGTTCAACGTTTTAGTTGGCGGATTCTTCTCCGCGCGCCGTTGTGAATCGGCTATTGCGCTCGACGCCTGGGTGCCGGTTGATGATACGGTGGTTGAAATTTGCCGCGCTATTCTAACGGTGTTTAGAGATAAAGGCTCTCGCGGCAACCGTCAGCAGACTAGGTTAATGTGGCTAATCGAAGAGATGGGCCTAGACGCTTTTCGCGCTGCTGTGGAAGAAGAAATGGGAACAACGCTCCTACCTGCGGCGCCTGAAGATGCCATTACTGAAGAAGGCAAAAGCGATCATCTAGGCGTACACCCTCAAAAGCAACCAGGCTTGAACTACGTTGGATTGCATGTGCCAGTGGGCCACATTTTTGCTGATGACATGTTTGAACTAGCCCGTCTAGCTGAAGTCTATGGCAATGGAGAGATTCGTCTAACCGTCGAGCAAAACGCCATCATTCCAAATATTCCTGATTCGCGTCTAGAAGCATTTTTGCAGGAAGCGCCTGTCAAGAAGTTTTCAATCGATCCTATGCCGCTTTCTAGGGCTTTAGTTTCCTGTACTGGCTCGCGATTTTGTAACTTTGCCATCGTCGAAACTAAGCAGCGGGCACAGGCCTTGACTGAGAAGCTAGATTCGCTGCTAACGGTAGACCAGCCAGTGCGTATGCACTGGACCGGCTGTCCAAATTCTTGCGGACAGCCCCAAGTTGCTGATATCGGCTTCTTGGGAACCAAAGCTCGAAAAGATGGCAAATCTGTAGAAGCTGTAGATATCTACATGGGCGGTAAGGTTGGTAAACACGCTCAGCTGGGCGAGCGGGTAATGAAAGCAGTTCCTTGCGAGGATTTGGAGGCGGTGCTCAGCGATCTACTAAAAGAGAAGTTTGGCGCTGCTGCCAAATAGCAAGCATCACGCTTACAAAGTGAGAACATACGGGTTTTAAAACGCTATAAGCGCACTTTCTACGGTGCCTTTATAGATAGTCGCCTTCCTTTGACGGAAGATCCCGGCCTGGCATCTGATACCAGCTTGTTGGGCCACAAAAAAGAAGCCTGCGGGCGGCAACCCAAAGGCTTCGAACTTATTCGTTTACGATTCGGCATTTTCCGAATCAAAACGTCTTTATATATAGGAGCATAGCGCAAGATGATCGGAGAGTTGTTTACGAAAGCAACTCAGGGCAGGTACAAAATTCTTCACCTGACTTGGTTTGCTTTCTTTTTATCGTTTGTTGTTTGGTTTAATTTCCCGCCCTTCGCAACAACGATTGTTCAAGAGTTTGGCTTAACGCCAGCGCAAGCAGGCACCATTGGTTTGTGTAACGTCGCTTTAACAGTTCCGGCCCGAATCATAATCGGCATGCTGCTTGATAGGTTCGGTCCTCGTGTTACTTACAGTTGCTTACTGATCTACGCGGCAATTCCATGCTTAATTTTTGCAACAGCGACTAGTTTCAACCAGCTAGTGGTTGGTCGTTTGCTGATGGGGATTGTCGGTGCTGGATTTGTGATTGGTATTCGGATGACCGCAGAGTGGTTCCCACCCAAAGAAGTGGGTACGGCTGAGGGTATCTACGGCGGCTGGGGCAACTTTGGCTCTGCTTTCTCTGCCTTCACTATGGTACTTTTTGCCATGGCTTTGAGCTTTCTACCCGGTTCGTTTAACTTCGGTGAACCTCAGCCTTTTGTTGTGTTAGGTATGCGCTTTAGCAGCGAAGTGTTGAACTGGAGAGCTGCGATCGCTGGTTCTGGTATTGTCGCTGCCCTCTACGGTATCTTCTACTATTTCAACGTCACCGATACTCCCCCCGGCAAAGTCTACAAAAGACCTAAAAGTGCTCGTGGTATGGAAGTTACCACAGTACGCGACTTCTGGTTTTTGATGGCGATGAACATCCCTTTGACTGCCATTTTGATGGTATTGGCGTGGCGTTTGACAAAGGTTAACTTCTTGTCAATTCCAGCAATGTATATCGTCTGGCTTTGCCTGCTAGGTCTTTATGCTTTTCAGGCTTACAACTGCTGGAGCGTCAACAAAGATTTGCTAGCTGGCCGCAAACGCTACCCCGCCGAAGATAGATACCGCTTTAAGCAAGTTGCTCTACTAGAGCTAACCTACATCGTTAACTTTGGATCTGAGCTCGCAGTCGTCTCTATTCTGCCTGCCTTCTTTGAAGGGACCTTTGGCCTAGATAAGGCCACTGCAGGTATTATCGCCGCTAGCTACGCCTTCATGAATCTAGTATCACGTCCTGGCGGCGGCATTATCTCCGACTCTGTTGGTAGCCGCAAATGGACAATGACTGTTCTACTAGCAGGGATGGGGGTTGGCTACCTCATCTTTAGCATGGTGGGTAGTGGCTGGTCTTTGACACTTGCTGTCTTGCTGGTAATGGCTTGTTCTTTCTTCGTACAGGCCGCAGAAGGTGCTACCTTCGCACTAGTTCCGCTGGTCAAGCCTCGGATTACAGGTCAGATCGCTGGTAACGTCGGTGCCTACGGTAACGTCGGTGCAGTTGCTTACTTGACTACCTTGCTACTGCTTAAAGAGGCGTTTGTGCCTGCTGGCGATCAAATTGATCCTGCCCTCATAGCAGCGGGTACTGCAAGAGCTAATGCTGCCTTCTTCCAAGTGCTGGGCGTTGCTGGCTTAGTGGTTGCCTTCCTATGTGCTTTCTTCCTAGATGAGCCTAAGAATTCTTTTGCCGATGCTCACGAAGGCGAAGAAGAAACAGTGGTTGCACCTTCTTCCTCGATGCTTAGCTAATAGGGTGATCGAGTCATTAGTAGTTCGGTAGTGCTGGTGACTTGAGAAGGGTGTTCTTCATAGTACAAAGCAGCCTTTTTATCAGCTATCCGTATACAAAGGGGGAGCGCTAAAGCAGTCGTTCCCCTTTTGCCTATAGACATATTCGACAATAGTGATAGTTTCTGCTTCTAGTACGCAATTTTCTATACACAATCTACAAATACGCTGACTATGTATCGATCTTATCTGATAGCAGTAATGACGAAATGCCACGATAAAGAGTCAGGTTAAAGGAGATTAAATGGTGTCCCGGTTTAATAATCCACCCGCTGAAAAGTCCTTATCTACAAAGACACTTTGCCCATATTGCGGTGTTGGTTGCGGACTAGAGGTGTTTCCGCCAGCGCGGCCTGGCCGTAAAATTACGCGCGATAGTCAGGGACGGCCGATCTGGCAGGCAGTAGGGAACAAGGCCCATCCTTCTAGTAAGGGACAAGTCTGTATCAAGGGTGCTTCAATTGGTGAGTCAATTGATCGGGATCGGCTGAAGGCACCAATGATGAGAGATTCGCTCGACCAGCCGCTTCAACCAGTCAGTTGGGACGAGGCATTTAATCGCATTACCCGTGAAATTCAACAATCAATTGCTCAACGCGGTCCTAATTCCATCTGTATGTATGGCTCTGGGCAGTTTCAGACAGAAGACTATTACACAGCCCAAAAGCTACTGAAAGGGTGCATTGGCACTAACAATTTTGACGCTAACTCACGTCTGTGTATGTCTTCAGCGGTGGCTGGCTACACGCAAAGCTTTGGCTCAGATGGTCCGCCCTGTTGCTATGACGATCTAGAAGCAACAGATTGCGCGTTTCTGATTGGAACGAATACCGCCGAGTGCCATCCGATTGTCTTCAATCGGTTAAAAAAGCACCACAAAAAGAATAAAGCAGTCAAGCTAATCGTGGTGGACCCCCGCCGCACCGAGACAGCCAAAGATGCAGATCTCCATCTCGCTATTAAACCAGGGTCTGATATTGCGCTGCTAAACGGTATTGCCTATTTGTTGATTCGTTCAAATCAGCATGACCCTGTTTTTATTGACTATTGCACAGATGGCTTCACCGAGTACGCTCAGGTAGTCTCTCATTATCCGCCCGAACGTGTAGCCGAACTTTGCGGCATTACCGTCGATGAAGTTGAGCTAGTGGCCAAACTGTGGGGAGAGTCGAACAATGTACTCTCTTTATGGTCGATGGGCGTTAATCAATCGACTGAGGGCACTGCTAAAGTGCGTACCATCATCAATTTGCATTTGATGACAGGCAACATTGGCCGAGCAGGCGCGGGTCCGTTTTCTTTGACAGGTCAGCCCAATGCAATGGGTGGACGAGAAGCCGGAGGACTAGCGCATATTTTGCCAGGCTACCGATCGGTAAAGAACGCTGCCCATCGCCGTACGCTGGAAAAAGCTTGGCAGCTGCCAGAAGGTAGTATATCTCCTGAACCTGGGATGGCGGCTTGGGATATGATATTGGGCCTAGAGCGTGAAGAAGTTGGCATATTGTGGATTGCTGCGACAAACCCGGCAGTCAGTATGCCCGATATCAAACGGACGCAGGCGGCTCTATTGAAGTCACCATTTACTGTTTGTCAAGATGCTTACTACCCAACAGAAACAGCTGCTTTTGCCCACATGGTGTTGCCAGCGGCGCAGTGGGGAGAAGCGGATGGGGTGATGACCAATTCTGAACGGGTGGTGACCTTTTGCCCAGCGTTTCGCGATCCGGTGGGTCAAGCAAAGGCGGACTGGGAGATTTTTGCTGAAGTAGGGCGTCGGCTCGGGTTTGCCCAGCAGTTTAATTTTGTCGATGCGGCGGCGGTCTATGATGAGTTTGTCTCGCTAACATCAGATCAGCTATGTGATATGAGCGGGCTTAGCCACGAACGCTTAGCGGCCTCTGGACCGATTCAATGGCCAGCGCCCATTAGCGAAACCGATGAAACCGCAGCCGATAAGTTTGATAAGCGACTGTATACAGACTTCCGCTTTTTGACAGAAAATAGCCGAGCGAAGTTTGCCGCTTTCCATGCAAAAGGCCTAGCAGAGCCCCCGGATGATCAGTTTCCCATGGTACTGACGACAGGTCGGTTGCTAGGCCATTGGCATACACAGACGCGGACGGGCAGAATTGAGAAGATTACGACTAAACATCCGCGTCCGGTACTAGAGATCAATCCTAAAGACGCACAGCGATTACAGGTGCAATCGGGGGATTGGGTTGAGGTGCGATCGCGTCGTAGCTTTGCCAAACTACCCGTCCTTGTCACTCAAAGCATTCGCCGAGGCACTGTATTTATGCCCATGCACTGGGGTTTTCTTTGGGCTAAAGACGCCGAAGTCAATGCGCTTACCCATCCTGCTGCTTGTCCGATCTCGCTTCAGCCTGAACTCAAAGCCTGCGCCGTTCAGCTCGTGCCAATAGCTGCCCCAGCAGAGCAAGCCCCACCCGAAACAGCTATGCAACTACTAGAGATGGTGCAGCCCTCTCAGGCAGCCAAGAAACAAGCTATCAGCGTTGGCCTGTAGTTCCGTTCCTCGTCCGTAGCGGTTCTGTAGGGCTAAAGACTGTAATATGAACCCGTAAGTTTCGGTGGCGGCATCAGTTCAGGGGTGAAAAAATTTACTCGCAACAATCTCAGTGATGAAGGTTTCATGCGAAACGTTGAGCGATTCGAGGGTTGGATTTCCAAGCTGCTCTCAATCGCCATGATCATGGTGATCATCGTGGTCGTCTTTGATCTATTCACATACTTGTTTACATCTCTTGGCACAGAGATGCTAAACCCCGCATCGCGTAATCCCGATACCTTTTTTGGCCGAACCCTGCTAGACATCTTTGGTCTGTTTCTTAGCGTTTTGATTGCGCTAGAAATCCTAGAGAATATTACGGCCTATCTGCGAAAACACGTCGTGCAAGTAGAGCTAGTCATTGTCACTTCTCTAACAGCAGTTGCTCGTAAGATTATCATCTTGGATCTAAAGGAAGTCTCTGGAGTGAGTTTGATTGGACTTGCGATCGCAATTCTGTCTCTTTCTATCAGCTATTTCATTGTCAAAAGCATCCACGCTGATAGATCGTCATGAACTTTTATGAGAGCTAGATACATCTGTTTACAAAAACTGAACTACTATTAATAAATAGTTAAGAAATGGATCAGCCGATGAAGTACACCGCTTCGCAATCAACTAGAAAGACTTCCAAAGAGACTTTGACAAACACTTTACTTAAAGTAGCCGTCATGATGACAGTAGTGTTTGGGTTGGTAATCACTAGCTTCGTAGACGGTGCTATGGCCTACAACATCGACTATGGAATGGACCAAGCCCGGGGTGCGAAAACCATCGAATACTACGGCGAGCCTGTACGCGAGATCGTCGAGCAAACGATGAAAAACAACGTCAATCATCCTGAACCAAAGCCGACGTCCCAGAACTCTTACCAGAGAGAAAGCAAGCTGAATACATTACTACCTGAAAGACGAGGTGAAGCTTTTTCTCTAGATAGATTTCTATCTATGAGAGAAACTAGTAACCCTAACAAGTAAGGGTTCTAGCAGAGACAAAGACCTTAAACTTAGCGAGTAAGAAAGTCACTTGTTAGGATAGCCTTGACACGAGAAACGCCGATAGTCTCGGCGTTTCATCGTTGGTGCAATTATCTTATACAGCAGGCACGTTTAGCTGTTTGCCTGTCTCGTTCGAACGATGGGTCAGATCCATTAATAGCTGTGAATAGATCCCTTCTGGCATCGCTGGAGCTGTCACCTTACCGGCTTCAATGCAACTAACCCAGTGATTGACAACGCGGACAAACGGAGCAATCCGACCATCTGAGTAAACCTTGGGAAAGGCAAGTTGTTCAGGTTCTGGTATCTCCTTTAGCTCTGCGCCTAGCTCACTAGCAAATACTTTGAACCCATTGACATAGTCTTTTTGACTAGGATTGCCCAGTACCAAAGTACCCTTATCGCCATACACTTCAACGAAGTGGCCACGCCCAGCATAGCTCACAGCACTTAAGGTGATTTGGCAAAGTGTTCCATCTGCCAGCGTTAGCGCGATCACACACACATCATCAGAATCGACTGGCTTCATCTCACCCGTTTGAGGATCTGGCCGCTGTGGGATAGACGTGCTCAACGTAGCGCTCAGTTTGCTAGCTGGGCCAAATAGCCAGTTCACATAGTCAAACGTATGTGAACCAATTGAGCCCAGCGCGCCGCCGCCCAACGCTTTTTGCGCGTACCAATTCCATGCCCGCTTTGAACTAGCTCGGCTTGACGCTATCCAGTCAATTTTGATCAGCCGCTTTTTACCAACAATGCCTTGATCTAGTAAATTCGCAAAGTGCTGCCACGCTGGAATGAACCGAAACTCAAAATCAGGAATCGCAATCACTTGATGGTCTACAGCTAGCTGGTGCAGCTGCTTTGCCTCGGTCAAGCTTAAGGTTATTGGCTTCTCCAATAGCAAGTGTTTGCCTGCCTTGAGGATCTCTCTTGCCATATCGTAATGGGCAAACGGCGGCGTTGCTAGGGTCACAGCCTGGACACTTTCTTGCTCCAAAATCTCTTCTAAGCTACTGCTAGCAAAAGGAATATTATGGGCATCAGCGACCTGTTGAGCCTTTGTGCGATCGCCATTCCAGACCGCCACAACCTCTGTTCGGTGATGTGCCTGCAAACCAGGAATATGCACCTTTTGTCCAAATCCTGTGCCGACTACCGCTACACCAATACTGGCTGTCTTGATACTTGACATAGCCATCTACCCTCTTTCTCTACGCGCTTGATAAGAGCATACAGGTATAGCTGCCTAGAGCTGAGTCAAGCAAAAGACTATAAACAATAGGGAGCATAGGTAGATACTTAAGCAATCTGATACTAACTGATACTGAATAAAGCGCTTACCCATCAGTATTACGATCAATGTATAGAACTCAGCACTAAAATTGACTGTATGAATAAAACTGAGCAGCTACTTTCAAAGATCGAAGGCAATCCCTGGAAAGGACTTCAAAGAGCGGGCGAGCTATGGAGCACCTATAAAGCAGGCGAT
It includes:
- a CDS encoding ferredoxin--nitrite reductase; its protein translation is MVTSPSVLKSKREEEKKNKFEKYKAEKDGLAVKDELDKFAEMGWEAIDKTDLTGRLKWLGVFYREVTPGKFMLRMRMPHGILSSHKMRLLAEIVERYGDDGCADITTRQNLQLRGVRLEDIPDIFRRFEQAGLTSIQSGMDNVRNITGSPVAGIAANELVDTQGLVIKVQDMITNNSEGNYDFTNLPRKFNIAIEGSREDSIHSEINDIAFIPAFKDGDESSELGFNVLVGGFFSARRCESAIALDAWVPVDDTVVEICRAILTVFRDKGSRGNRQQTRLMWLIEEMGLDAFRAAVEEEMGTTLLPAAPEDAITEEGKSDHLGVHPQKQPGLNYVGLHVPVGHIFADDMFELARLAEVYGNGEIRLTVEQNAIIPNIPDSRLEAFLQEAPVKKFSIDPMPLSRALVSCTGSRFCNFAIVETKQRAQALTEKLDSLLTVDQPVRMHWTGCPNSCGQPQVADIGFLGTKARKDGKSVEAVDIYMGGKVGKHAQLGERVMKAVPCEDLEAVLSDLLKEKFGAAAK
- a CDS encoding MFS transporter, with amino-acid sequence MIGELFTKATQGRYKILHLTWFAFFLSFVVWFNFPPFATTIVQEFGLTPAQAGTIGLCNVALTVPARIIIGMLLDRFGPRVTYSCLLIYAAIPCLIFATATSFNQLVVGRLLMGIVGAGFVIGIRMTAEWFPPKEVGTAEGIYGGWGNFGSAFSAFTMVLFAMALSFLPGSFNFGEPQPFVVLGMRFSSEVLNWRAAIAGSGIVAALYGIFYYFNVTDTPPGKVYKRPKSARGMEVTTVRDFWFLMAMNIPLTAILMVLAWRLTKVNFLSIPAMYIVWLCLLGLYAFQAYNCWSVNKDLLAGRKRYPAEDRYRFKQVALLELTYIVNFGSELAVVSILPAFFEGTFGLDKATAGIIAASYAFMNLVSRPGGGIISDSVGSRKWTMTVLLAGMGVGYLIFSMVGSGWSLTLAVLLVMACSFFVQAAEGATFALVPLVKPRITGQIAGNVGAYGNVGAVAYLTTLLLLKEAFVPAGDQIDPALIAAGTARANAAFFQVLGVAGLVVAFLCAFFLDEPKNSFADAHEGEEETVVAPSSSMLS
- a CDS encoding molybdopterin oxidoreductase family protein, translating into MVSRFNNPPAEKSLSTKTLCPYCGVGCGLEVFPPARPGRKITRDSQGRPIWQAVGNKAHPSSKGQVCIKGASIGESIDRDRLKAPMMRDSLDQPLQPVSWDEAFNRITREIQQSIAQRGPNSICMYGSGQFQTEDYYTAQKLLKGCIGTNNFDANSRLCMSSAVAGYTQSFGSDGPPCCYDDLEATDCAFLIGTNTAECHPIVFNRLKKHHKKNKAVKLIVVDPRRTETAKDADLHLAIKPGSDIALLNGIAYLLIRSNQHDPVFIDYCTDGFTEYAQVVSHYPPERVAELCGITVDEVELVAKLWGESNNVLSLWSMGVNQSTEGTAKVRTIINLHLMTGNIGRAGAGPFSLTGQPNAMGGREAGGLAHILPGYRSVKNAAHRRTLEKAWQLPEGSISPEPGMAAWDMILGLEREEVGILWIAATNPAVSMPDIKRTQAALLKSPFTVCQDAYYPTETAAFAHMVLPAAQWGEADGVMTNSERVVTFCPAFRDPVGQAKADWEIFAEVGRRLGFAQQFNFVDAAAVYDEFVSLTSDQLCDMSGLSHERLAASGPIQWPAPISETDETAADKFDKRLYTDFRFLTENSRAKFAAFHAKGLAEPPDDQFPMVLTTGRLLGHWHTQTRTGRIEKITTKHPRPVLEINPKDAQRLQVQSGDWVEVRSRRSFAKLPVLVTQSIRRGTVFMPMHWGFLWAKDAEVNALTHPAACPISLQPELKACAVQLVPIAAPAEQAPPETAMQLLEMVQPSQAAKKQAISVGL
- a CDS encoding phosphate-starvation-inducible PsiE family protein, yielding MRNVERFEGWISKLLSIAMIMVIIVVVFDLFTYLFTSLGTEMLNPASRNPDTFFGRTLLDIFGLFLSVLIALEILENITAYLRKHVVQVELVIVTSLTAVARKIIILDLKEVSGVSLIGLAIAILSLSISYFIVKSIHADRSS
- a CDS encoding Gfo/Idh/MocA family protein; this translates as MAMSSIKTASIGVAVVGTGFGQKVHIPGLQAHHRTEVVAVWNGDRTKAQQVADAHNIPFASSSLEEILEQESVQAVTLATPPFAHYDMAREILKAGKHLLLEKPITLSLTEAKQLHQLAVDHQVIAIPDFEFRFIPAWQHFANLLDQGIVGKKRLIKIDWIASSRASSKRAWNWYAQKALGGGALGSIGSHTFDYVNWLFGPASKLSATLSTSIPQRPDPQTGEMKPVDSDDVCVIALTLADGTLCQITLSAVSYAGRGHFVEVYGDKGTLVLGNPSQKDYVNGFKVFASELGAELKEIPEPEQLAFPKVYSDGRIAPFVRVVNHWVSCIEAGKVTAPAMPEGIYSQLLMDLTHRSNETGKQLNVPAV